The stretch of DNA GGCCGCCGCTTGGCCAAAGAATTAGGTCGCCCGTTTTATGACTCAGACGACGAAATTGAAAAAGCGTCAGGACGTACCGTCGCGGGATATTTTAGAGACCACGGCGAGGATGAATTTCGCGCAGGCGAACGCCGCGTTATTGACCGCTTGCTTGATGGGTCTGACATTATCCTGGCTACAGGTGGCGGAGCTTTCATCCAAGACGGGGCGCGTGATATATTACAAGACCGCGCGCTGACGATATTTCTAAAAGGGGATTTTGAAACGATATTTGCCCGCGTCCGCAAAAAAGATACGCGGCCCTTATTAAAAGTGCCAAATCCGCGCGAGACATTTGAGGCCCTTTATAAAGAACGCTACCCGATTTATGAACAAGCCCATATTGTCGTCAATATCGCCAAGGGGCCGCACGACCGCACGGTGCAACGCGTCGCTAAGGCGATTGATCACTATGTGAAATCGCAAAATGCGAAAGCCAGAGTGTTATGAGTAAAAAACCGCAACACAGCGTGCGTGTCGATTTAGGCGACCGCAGCTATGACATTATCATCGGGCAGAATTTACTGTCACGAGCAGCAGATTTTATGACGCCCCATTTGGCATCCAAAAAAGTTCTTATTGTAACAGATGAAACGGTCGGGACATTATACAGAGATAAGATTAATCTGAACGGCCTGGACGCCGCATGGGTAACTGTGCCTGTTGGCGAGGCCAGCAAAAGCTTTGCGCAATTGCAAATCGTCTTAGACGCCATGTTCACCCACGGCATGGAACGTAATGATACGATTGTGGCGCTAGGGGGCGGAATTGTTGGTGACCTCACCGGATTTGCAGCCAGCGTGTTTAAACGCGGGTGTCGGTTCATTCAAATCCCCACAACATTACTGGCCCAAGTCGATAGCGCCGTTGGAGGCAAAACGGCGATCAACGTCCCGCAAGGTAAAAATTTAGTCGGCGCGTTTTATCAACCGACGCTGGTTTTGGCTGATATGGATGCCCTATCCACCCTACCGCTTCGGGCATTAAAGGCAGGCTATGCAGAGATTTTAAAATACGGTCTATTGGGGGACGCGGCATTTTTTGCGTGGCTTAAA from Fretibacter rubidus encodes:
- a CDS encoding shikimate kinase, with the translated sequence MPPEPRAARKGQTDPAQRDRRNSPTAKAAVEPQAKTQSQSGAKKAASKKASSANLVPALLVPNGPIALVGLMGVGKTTVGRRLAKELGRPFYDSDDEIEKASGRTVAGYFRDHGEDEFRAGERRVIDRLLDGSDIILATGGGAFIQDGARDILQDRALTIFLKGDFETIFARVRKKDTRPLLKVPNPRETFEALYKERYPIYEQAHIVVNIAKGPHDRTVQRVAKAIDHYVKSQNAKARVL
- the aroB gene encoding 3-dehydroquinate synthase, translating into MSKKPQHSVRVDLGDRSYDIIIGQNLLSRAADFMTPHLASKKVLIVTDETVGTLYRDKINLNGLDAAWVTVPVGEASKSFAQLQIVLDAMFTHGMERNDTIVALGGGIVGDLTGFAASVFKRGCRFIQIPTTLLAQVDSAVGGKTAINVPQGKNLVGAFYQPTLVLADMDALSTLPLRALKAGYAEILKYGLLGDAAFFAWLKDNGPAVIGGDKDAIAQAVKVSCETKARIVAGDERERGQRALLNLGHTFGHALEAEAGYSGDLLHGEAVSAGMEMAFDFSVALGLCHSRELDALRAHMKKTQLVGIKDVAPLLGKPDALLSHMDQDKKNENGAITLILARRIGEAFVQKNTIRETLSNYLKYLAVEYGGEPQGRISRS